From a single Methanothermobacter sp. genomic region:
- a CDS encoding inorganic phosphate transporter, whose product MDTLIAISLILSLYMAFNIAANDIGNSVGTAVGSGSLRMKNALLLGGFFVSVGALFLGGGVIKTISEGIIPQGLLNPRTVLVITLTSSIWITFTIIKKIPISGSDAIVSSVIGAGIASIGIQNMRTDVIGFIVLSWIMSPIAGFFTGFVIYKSIRRVLIKPLQGMGMRDRLEKVFSYLQILSSSFSALNLGAVDIAVATGVIFATGYAGGYWIRILGALGLASGILLAGNRVTETIGRRITDLTPSRGFAAQLSASFIVYLFLGYGMPVSPTQTLVGSVIGVGVAHGTSTVEYDVIRHIAYTWIVTIPTCVILSAAIYTITAFI is encoded by the coding sequence ATGGACACGCTCATAGCAATTAGTCTCATTCTGAGCCTATACATGGCCTTCAATATTGCCGCAAACGATATAGGTAACTCTGTGGGTACCGCTGTCGGTAGTGGTTCTCTCAGGATGAAAAATGCCCTCCTGCTGGGGGGATTTTTTGTATCAGTTGGGGCGCTTTTCCTTGGTGGGGGCGTCATAAAAACAATAAGTGAAGGGATAATCCCCCAGGGACTCCTTAATCCCAGAACAGTCCTTGTTATAACATTAACATCATCAATCTGGATAACATTCACCATCATAAAAAAAATACCCATTTCAGGTTCTGATGCCATTGTAAGTTCAGTTATTGGTGCTGGAATAGCAAGTATCGGCATTCAGAACATGAGAACAGATGTTATTGGCTTCATAGTGCTGAGCTGGATTATGTCACCGATTGCAGGTTTTTTCACAGGATTCGTAATCTACAAATCCATCAGAAGGGTTTTAATAAAACCACTTCAGGGTATGGGTATGCGAGACCGGCTCGAAAAGGTATTTTCATATCTTCAGATACTGAGTTCCTCGTTTTCAGCCCTTAACCTTGGGGCCGTGGATATAGCAGTCGCAACAGGTGTTATATTTGCGACTGGTTATGCTGGTGGATACTGGATCAGAATACTGGGGGCTCTTGGGCTTGCTTCAGGAATTCTGCTGGCTGGTAACAGGGTGACAGAAACAATTGGGAGAAGAATAACAGATCTCACACCAAGTAGAGGCTTTGCAGCCCAGCTATCAGCATCATTTATCGTTTATCTCTTTCTGGGTTATGGTATGCCCGTATCGCCAACACAGACCCTTGTGGGGTCGGTGATAGGCGTTGGGGTTGCACATGGGACATCAACGGTCGAATATGACGTAATAAGGCACATAGCATACACTTGGATAGTTACGATACCCACATGCGTCATCCTATCAGCTGCAATTTATACTATCACAGCCTTTATATGA